The Coffea arabica cultivar ET-39 chromosome 4e, Coffea Arabica ET-39 HiFi, whole genome shotgun sequence genome includes a window with the following:
- the LOC113742702 gene encoding LOW QUALITY PROTEIN: auxin response factor 2A (The sequence of the model RefSeq protein was modified relative to this genomic sequence to represent the inferred CDS: inserted 2 bases in 1 codon) translates to MAASEVSIKGYTEPSDGPRGLPEVAKSVSGAGKVDAETALYTELWRACAGPLVTVPREKELVYYFPQGHIEQVEASTNQVADQAMPVNFLXYGQWQQDENAVKKEPVPPPPPRFHVHSFCKTLTASDTSTHGGFSVLRRHADECLPQLDMSRQPPTQELVAKDLHGNEWRFRHIFRGQPRRHLLQSGWSVFVSSKRLVAGDAFIFLRGENGELRVGVRRAMRQQGNAPSSVISSHSMHLGVLATAWHAIQTNTFFTVYYKPRTSPSEFIVPFDQYMESVKNSYSIGMRFKMRFEGEEAPEQRFTGTIVGTEEADPKRWPESKWRCLKVRWDETSTIPRPDRVSPWKIEPALTPPALNPLPVPRPKRPRPNILPSSPDSSVLTREGSSKITIDPSPASGLSRVLQGQEPSTLRGTLGESNESDSLEKPVIWPPSLDDDKLDVCASSRRYASDKWLPFGRPESSFTDLLAGFGSQINSPNEFSTTSADQTVVSANSKKRQLQEHEGKLNYLGSPWSLMSSGLSLNLMEPSVKTRGQGTDISYQTRGDARYGSFNEYPLLPSNRLDNQQANWLMPPPMTSYIQMPPNSREMVHKPMLVPPHEVVKPKEGNCKLFGIPLISNPMPLEPASSHKNRTIESVGQLLPGMHTHRSSVSESDQRSEQPKGGKVADNVVASNEQDKQCQTFNQVTRDREGKVSGGSTRSCTKVHKQGIALGRSVDLTKFNNYDELIAELDRLFEFNGELKYRTKHWLVVYTDDEGDMMLVGDDPWQEFCGMVRKIFIYTREEVQRMNPGTLNSRGEEQSSVAQGLDAKEVKNLLQPSASSPDDC, encoded by the exons ATGGCTGCTTCAGAGGTGTCGATCAAGGGATATACTGAGCCAAGTGATGGCCCAAGAGGGCTACCGGAAGTGGCTAAAAGTGTTTCCGGTGCCGGAAAAG TTGATGCTGAGACGGCTCTGTATACGGAGCTTTGGCGGGCATGTGCTGGGCCGTTGGTGACAGTGCCTCGTGAGAAAGAGCTTGTGTATTATTTTCCTCAAGGCCACATAGAACAG GTTGAAGCGTCAACTAATCAGGTTGCAGACCAGGCGATGCCTGTCAATTTTTT ATATGGTCAATGGCAGCAAGATGAGAATGCTGTGAAGAAAGAGCCAGTGCCACCCCCTCCACCGAGGTTCCATGTGCATTCTTTTTGTAAGACTCTTACTGCATCTGATACAAGCACTCATGGTGGATTTTCAGTGCTGAGACGACATGCTGATGAATGTCTTCCACAACTG GACATGTCTCGACAGCCTCCAACGCAAGAACTGGTAGCCAAAGATTTGCATGGAAATGAGTGGCGGTTTAGACATATCTTTCGTG GTCAACCACGGAGACACCTCCTTCAGAGTGGTTGGAGCGTTTTTGTTAGTTCAAAAAGGCTTGTTGCAGGGGATGCCTTCATATTTCTCAG AGGTGAAAATGGGGAGCTTCGTGTTGGGGTGAGACGAGCCATGAGACAGCAAGGAAATGCTCCATCATCAGTCATATCCAGTCACAGCATGCATCTTGGCGTGCTTGCAACAGCTTGGCATGCCATTCAAACCAATACATTTTTCACAGTTTATTATAAACCTAG GACAAGCCCCTCTGAGTTTATTGTTCCTTTTGACCAGTATATGGAGTCTGTGAAAAACAGCTACTCCATTGGAATGAGGTTTAAAATGCGATTTGAAGGTGAAGAGGCTCCAGAGCAGAGATTTACTGGAACTATCGTTGGTACTGAAGAAGCTGATCCAAAAAGGTGGCCAGAATCAAAGTGGAGGTGCCTGAAG GTGAGATGGGATGAAACTTCAACTATTCCTCGGCCTGATAGGGTTTCACCCTGGAAAATTGAACCTGCGCTTACTCCTCCTGCACTTAATCCTCTTCCGGTGCCTAGGCCAAAAAGGCCTCGGCCAAACATTTTGCCATCATCTCCTGATTCTTCTGTGCTTACCAGGGAAG GTTCGTCTAAGATAACCATAGACCCTTCACCAGCTAGTGGGTTGTCGAGGGTCTTGCAAGGTCAAGAACCATCGACCCTGAGAGGCACTCTTGGAGAAAGTAACGAGTCAGATTCTCTAGAGAAGCCTGTCATATGGCCACCGTCTCTGGATGATGACAAGTTAGATGTTTGTGCTTCTTCACGCAGATATGCTTCAGACAAGTGGTTGCCTTTCGGGAGGCCTGAATCATCATTTACAGATCTCTTAGCAGGTTTTGGGAGTCAAATTAATTCCCCAAATGAGTTCTCCACAACTTCTGCTGATCAAACTGTTGTTTCTGCTAACTCAAAGAAACGGCAATTGCAAGAACATGAAGGAAAATTGAATTACCTTGGAAGCCCATGGTCGTTAATGTCCTCTGGTCTTTCACTTAATTTGATGGAGCCTAGTGTAAAAACTCGTGGGCAAGGCACTGACATTTCATATCAGACTCGAGGGGATGCCAGATATGGTAGTTTTAACGAGTATCCCCTGCTTCCCAGTAATAGACTTGACAATCAACAAGCTAATTGGTTAATGCCTCCGCCAATGACCTCTTATATTCAGATGCCTCCCAACTCCAGGGAGATGGTTCATAAACCTATGTTGGTACCGCCGCATGAGGTCGTCAAACCTAAAGAGGGGAACTGTAAGCTTTTTGGTATCCCCCTTATAAGCAACCCTATGCCATTAGAGCCAGCATCATCTCACAAAAATAGAACAATCGAGTCAGTAGGCCAACTACTTCCAGGAATGCATACTCATCGGTCCTCTGTGTCTGAATCTGATCAGAGGTCTGAACAACCAAAGGGCGGAAAGGTGGCTGATAATGTGGTTGCTAGTAATGAGCAGGATAAGCAATGCCAAACATTTAATCAAGTTACAAGAGATAGGGAAGGAAAAGTCTCTGGAGGTTCAACAAGGAGCTGCACTAAG GTCCATAAACAGGGGATTGCCCTCGGTAGGTCTGTGGATCTAACAAAGTTTAACAACTATGATGAATTGATCGCTGAACTGGATCGGTTGTTTGAATTCAACGGTGAATTGAAGTATCGCACTAAGCATTGGTTGGTTGTATATACTGATGATGAGGGTGACATGATGCTCGTTGGAGATGATCCATGGCA AGAATTCTGTGGCATGGTTCGTAAGATCTTTATTTATACTAGAGAAGAGGTGCAACGGATGAATCCAGGGACACTCAATTCCAGAGGCGAGGAGCAATCATCAGTTGCACAAGGCTTGGATGCCAAAGAAGTGAAGAATCTGCTACAGCCTTCAGCATCAAGCCCTGATGACTGCTAG